One uncultured Hyphomonas sp. genomic region harbors:
- a CDS encoding deoxyribodipyrimidine photo-lyase — MVWFREDLRLSDNPALRAAVQQDCPVVCVYIHADGCEGTRPLGGASRWWLDKSLRALSDDLEQLGGRLTVRAGDGSACLDELIEETGAKAVYWNRRYGKAERDVDAAIKSRLKDRDIDVQSFNGRLLVEPWVLKTGSGGFYKVFTPFWKALRDCYTAPAALPRPNSLKGPQPDTLKVSDLGLHPTRPDWSTGFDAVWTPGEAGANARLKAFLDGPVDAYPDDRDLPGKEDGTSGLSPHLRFGEIGPAQMWRATIAAMEAGKIKDAGGWKFLSEVVWREFSYVLLYYRPDLADENYNGDFDHMPWRTDEDALKAWQRGQTGYPIVDAGMRQLWETGWMHNRVRMIVASFLTKHLLLHWRQGEDWFWDTLVDADPASNPASWQWTAGSGADAAPYFRVFNPITQGQKFDSDGAYVRRWCPELANLPDKVLHEPWSADEVTLRKAGVKLGTDYPRPLVEHKAGRERALEAYETLKSQRSSK, encoded by the coding sequence ATCGTCTGGTTCCGGGAAGACCTGCGGCTTTCAGACAATCCGGCCCTGCGTGCCGCAGTGCAGCAAGACTGTCCGGTGGTCTGCGTATATATTCACGCGGACGGATGCGAAGGCACGCGCCCACTGGGCGGTGCGTCCCGCTGGTGGCTGGACAAGTCACTCAGGGCGCTTTCTGACGATCTGGAACAGCTGGGTGGACGGCTGACGGTCCGGGCAGGCGATGGCAGCGCCTGCCTGGATGAGTTGATCGAAGAGACCGGCGCAAAGGCTGTCTACTGGAACCGGCGCTATGGCAAGGCGGAGCGGGATGTCGACGCCGCTATAAAGTCACGGCTGAAAGACCGGGACATTGACGTTCAGAGTTTCAACGGACGCCTGCTCGTTGAGCCCTGGGTCCTGAAAACGGGATCGGGCGGATTCTACAAGGTGTTTACGCCCTTCTGGAAGGCGCTGCGGGATTGTTACACGGCGCCAGCTGCCCTGCCCCGGCCGAATTCCCTGAAGGGCCCTCAACCCGATACACTCAAAGTCAGCGACCTTGGTCTGCATCCGACCAGGCCGGACTGGTCGACAGGGTTCGATGCGGTCTGGACTCCCGGAGAGGCGGGGGCGAACGCGCGCCTGAAAGCATTTCTTGACGGACCGGTCGACGCCTACCCTGACGACCGCGATCTTCCGGGCAAGGAGGATGGCACCTCCGGCTTGTCCCCGCACCTTCGGTTCGGGGAAATCGGCCCGGCGCAAATGTGGCGGGCGACGATTGCCGCAATGGAAGCGGGAAAGATTAAAGACGCAGGCGGATGGAAATTCCTTTCAGAGGTTGTCTGGCGGGAGTTTTCTTATGTCCTGCTCTACTACCGGCCAGACCTTGCCGACGAAAACTACAATGGTGATTTCGATCATATGCCATGGCGGACGGACGAAGATGCCCTGAAGGCATGGCAGCGCGGCCAGACCGGCTATCCCATCGTTGACGCGGGCATGCGGCAATTGTGGGAAACGGGCTGGATGCACAATCGGGTCCGGATGATTGTTGCGTCCTTCCTGACAAAGCATTTGTTGCTGCATTGGCGCCAGGGCGAAGACTGGTTCTGGGACACGCTGGTGGATGCCGACCCCGCCTCCAATCCTGCAAGCTGGCAATGGACCGCCGGGTCCGGCGCGGACGCCGCCCCCTATTTCCGGGTGTTCAATCCTATCACACAGGGTCAGAAATTCGATTCTGACGGTGCCTATGTCCGACGGTGGTGCCCCGAACTCGCGAACCTTCCGGACAAGGTATTGCACGAGCCCTGGTCGGCTGACGAGGTAACCCTTCGCAAGGCCGGCGTGAAACTTGGAACGGATTATCCGCGTCCGCTCGTTGAGCATAAAGCCGGTCGGGAACGCGCCCTGGAAGCCTATGAAACCCTTAAATCTCAACGCTCAAGCAAGTAA
- a CDS encoding cyclopropane-fatty-acyl-phospholipid synthase family protein: MTGTIPASPNTIRTLKNVPASFRIACLALLNTQHGTLEFRLPDDRQLVFRNKQAGPHAIISVHDYNFVKRAMAGGDVGFAEAYMDGEWSTPDLTEVLRFFSANFEATGKLAVGGAVVRWVNMVRHVFSSRNTREGAKKNIMAHYDLGNDFYSLWLDPSMTYSSAVFESPNVSLEQGQYAKYRNICDRIDAGPSSDILEIGCGWGGFAEYAAKQRGSKVTCLTISPSQRDYAMARMQREGLSERVEIRLEDYRDHSGKYDGVASIEMFEAVGESYWPSYFAKIFETLKHNGKAALQIITIDDDLFPRYRKRVDFIQRHIFPGGMLPSEKALKEQFHLAGLRHDGVTYFGQDYARTCREWSRSFNDAWDQISKLGFDEPFRRMWNFYLAYCEAGFEGGRINVGQFQLSKA; the protein is encoded by the coding sequence ATGACCGGGACGATACCAGCTTCGCCTAACACGATCCGGACCCTGAAAAATGTTCCGGCAAGCTTCAGGATCGCCTGTCTTGCCCTTCTGAACACCCAGCATGGTACATTGGAATTCCGGTTGCCGGATGACAGACAACTTGTGTTCAGGAACAAGCAAGCCGGGCCTCATGCAATAATCTCCGTGCACGACTACAATTTCGTGAAGCGGGCCATGGCCGGCGGCGATGTCGGTTTCGCCGAGGCCTATATGGATGGGGAGTGGTCGACACCTGACCTGACCGAAGTCCTGCGGTTCTTTTCCGCGAACTTCGAAGCAACCGGAAAACTGGCCGTTGGCGGGGCCGTGGTGCGCTGGGTCAATATGGTGCGGCATGTTTTCTCCAGCCGCAACACACGCGAAGGCGCCAAGAAGAACATCATGGCGCACTACGACCTCGGGAATGATTTCTACTCCCTCTGGCTCGATCCCTCCATGACCTACTCATCAGCAGTGTTCGAGAGCCCGAATGTTTCCCTGGAACAGGGTCAGTACGCGAAATACAGGAACATCTGTGACCGGATCGATGCCGGCCCGTCCAGCGATATTCTCGAGATTGGGTGCGGCTGGGGCGGTTTTGCGGAATACGCCGCCAAACAGCGAGGATCAAAGGTCACCTGTCTGACCATCTCCCCTTCCCAGCGTGACTATGCAATGGCGAGGATGCAGCGGGAAGGCCTGAGCGAACGGGTTGAAATCCGGCTCGAGGATTACCGGGATCACTCAGGCAAATATGATGGGGTTGCGTCTATCGAAATGTTCGAGGCCGTCGGTGAGTCCTACTGGCCGAGCTATTTTGCAAAGATCTTCGAGACGCTGAAGCACAATGGCAAAGCGGCCCTGCAGATCATCACGATCGATGACGACCTGTTCCCCAGATACCGCAAGCGTGTGGACTTCATCCAGCGCCATATCTTCCCGGGTGGCATGCTGCCGAGCGAGAAAGCGCTGAAAGAGCAATTCCATCTGGCCGGGCTCCGCCATGACGGCGTCACCTATTTCGGACAGGACTATGCCCGTACCTGCCGCGAATGGTCCCGCAGCTTCAACGATGCCTGGGACCAGATTTCCAAGCTCGGATTCGACGAGCCCTTCCGCCGCATGTGGAACTTCTACCTCGCCTATTGCGAGGCAGGTTTCGAGGGCGGCCGGATCAATGTCGGCCAGTTCCAGTTGTCGAAAGCCTGA
- a CDS encoding SDR family NAD(P)-dependent oxidoreductase, giving the protein MQAIIFGASGGIGAELVAQLSERPDIRRVHAVSRRGTAASGKIVSHTADITAESDLSSLADALEREQDIRLVIVATGILSDGDALIPEKSYRHQSMQAFEQVFRVNTFGPALVARYILPLMARNGRAVFSALTARVGSIDDNRLGGWHAYRASKAALNMLLRNYAIEQARRNDDFIVAGLHPGTVDTRLSRPFQKNVPDGQLFTPQISAVHMLRVIDRLTPADSGKCFDWAGKEIPA; this is encoded by the coding sequence ATGCAGGCGATTATTTTCGGCGCCTCTGGCGGCATCGGCGCTGAGCTTGTCGCTCAGTTGTCCGAACGGCCGGATATCCGCCGGGTTCATGCAGTATCCCGCAGAGGCACAGCCGCGTCCGGAAAGATCGTGTCTCACACCGCAGATATCACGGCAGAATCTGATCTCTCCAGCCTGGCAGACGCCTTGGAGCGGGAACAAGATATCCGGCTGGTGATTGTGGCAACCGGTATACTGTCTGATGGTGATGCCCTCATCCCGGAGAAATCCTATCGGCACCAATCCATGCAGGCATTTGAGCAGGTGTTCCGTGTGAATACTTTTGGTCCGGCTCTGGTGGCACGGTATATTCTTCCTCTCATGGCGCGCAACGGGCGGGCCGTTTTTTCAGCTCTGACGGCGCGCGTCGGCTCGATTGATGACAACCGGCTTGGCGGGTGGCACGCCTATCGCGCGTCCAAGGCAGCCCTGAACATGCTGCTCCGCAATTATGCCATCGAACAGGCCCGCCGGAATGATGATTTCATCGTTGCAGGCTTGCATCCCGGCACCGTGGATACCCGACTGTCGCGGCCGTTCCAGAAGAACGTTCCGGACGGGCAGCTTTTCACGCCGCAAATCTCTGCTGTTCACATGCTTCGGGTGATCGACAGGCTGACACCTGCGGATTCCGGCAAGTGTTTCGACTGGGCGGGCAAGGAAATCCCTGCCTAG
- a CDS encoding CTP synthase, producing the protein MIRYIFITGGVVSSLGKGIASAALGALLQSRGYGVRLRKLDPYLNVDPGTMSPRQHGEVFVTDDGAETDLDLGHYERFTGVSARQSDNITTGRIYKHIIEKERRGDYLGATIQVIPHVTNEIKDFVLSDPGEGVDFVLCEIGGTVGDIEGLPFFEAIRQLGQELGPDRACFIHLTLLPYIPAAGEMKTKPTQHSVKELRSIGIQPQVLLCRCDRPIPENEKGKIASFCNVRPSSVIEARDVRHIYDVPEAYHEQGLDKEVLAHFRIEDAPEPDLSGWQRIASTIHNPDGEVCIGLVGKYTDVPDAYKSVAEALSHGGLANNVKVSVKLINSEEFDDEHRPLDILEGVHGIILPGGFGERGAHGKMRAARFARERKVPCFGICYGMQMSVIEAARHMAGIEDANTTENNPSTPNPLVGLMEEWTQGNEKQVRTADSDKGGTMRLGAYPARLKEGSKVAEVYGTLDISERHRHRYEVNAAYIEALEKAGGLFSGMSPDGTLPEIFEIPSHPWFIGVQYHPELKSRPFQPHPLFASFIEAAVKQSRLV; encoded by the coding sequence ATGATCCGCTATATTTTCATTACAGGCGGCGTGGTGTCCTCCCTTGGAAAGGGTATCGCTTCCGCCGCCCTCGGCGCATTGCTGCAGTCCCGCGGCTATGGCGTCCGTTTGCGCAAACTCGACCCGTATCTGAACGTGGATCCGGGAACCATGAGTCCTCGCCAGCATGGTGAGGTGTTCGTGACCGATGACGGTGCCGAAACCGACTTGGACCTTGGCCACTATGAGCGCTTCACAGGCGTGTCGGCCAGACAGTCCGACAACATCACCACCGGCCGGATCTACAAGCACATCATTGAGAAAGAGCGCCGCGGCGACTATCTCGGCGCGACGATCCAGGTCATTCCGCACGTCACCAACGAGATCAAGGATTTCGTCCTGTCTGATCCGGGAGAAGGCGTTGACTTCGTGCTTTGCGAGATTGGCGGCACGGTGGGTGACATCGAGGGCCTGCCTTTCTTCGAGGCCATCCGTCAGCTCGGCCAGGAACTCGGCCCTGACCGGGCCTGCTTCATCCACCTGACGCTGCTGCCCTACATTCCGGCGGCGGGCGAGATGAAGACCAAGCCGACGCAGCACTCGGTGAAAGAGCTCCGCTCCATCGGTATCCAGCCACAGGTATTGCTGTGCCGCTGCGACCGGCCGATCCCCGAGAATGAAAAAGGCAAGATTGCCAGCTTCTGCAACGTTCGCCCGTCCAGCGTGATCGAAGCCCGCGATGTCCGCCACATCTATGATGTGCCAGAGGCCTATCACGAGCAGGGGCTGGACAAGGAAGTGCTGGCCCATTTCCGCATCGAAGACGCGCCCGAGCCGGACCTGTCCGGCTGGCAGCGGATCGCGTCGACAATCCATAATCCAGATGGCGAAGTCTGCATTGGCCTCGTGGGCAAATACACCGACGTGCCGGATGCCTATAAATCCGTCGCCGAGGCGCTCAGCCATGGCGGCCTGGCCAACAATGTCAAAGTGTCGGTGAAGCTCATCAATTCGGAAGAATTCGATGACGAGCATCGCCCGCTCGATATTCTTGAAGGCGTTCACGGCATCATCCTGCCGGGCGGTTTCGGGGAACGAGGCGCGCACGGCAAGATGCGGGCTGCCCGCTTCGCACGCGAACGCAAAGTGCCGTGTTTTGGCATCTGCTACGGCATGCAGATGTCGGTGATCGAGGCAGCGCGGCACATGGCTGGCATCGAAGACGCCAACACGACCGAGAACAATCCTTCGACCCCGAATCCGCTGGTCGGTCTGATGGAAGAGTGGACCCAGGGCAATGAGAAGCAGGTCCGAACTGCTGATAGTGACAAGGGCGGCACGATGCGGCTCGGGGCCTATCCGGCGCGCCTGAAAGAAGGCAGCAAGGTCGCAGAAGTGTATGGCACACTGGATATCTCAGAGCGCCACCGCCACCGCTACGAGGTCAACGCGGCCTATATCGAAGCGCTGGAAAAGGCAGGCGGTCTGTTCTCCGGCATGTCCCCGGACGGCACGCTGCCGGAAATATTCGAGATCCCTTCGCACCCCTGGTTTATCGGCGTTCAGTACCACCCGGAACTGAAATCCCGGCCGTTCCAGCCGCATCCACTGTTTGCCAGCTTCATCGAAGCCGCTGTGAAGCAAAGCCGGCTCGTCTAG
- the secG gene encoding preprotein translocase subunit SecG, which translates to MQNVILVIHILASLVMIGLVLVQKSEGGGLGIGGGGGGGANSLLSGRGAAGAVVRSTIIFGAIFFITSLALTTLANRGGDNRSDIERVLAPEDGAPAPGTPTDLFDPTAPLLSGQAGLSDDSAAAPETATEGEDGEGAAVVEPEPETPAPESGNPQ; encoded by the coding sequence ATGCAGAACGTTATCCTTGTGATTCACATTCTCGCCAGCCTTGTCATGATCGGCTTGGTGCTGGTCCAGAAGTCAGAAGGCGGTGGACTCGGCATCGGTGGCGGTGGCGGCGGCGGGGCCAATTCGCTGCTGTCTGGCCGTGGCGCTGCTGGGGCTGTGGTGCGTTCGACCATCATTTTCGGTGCAATTTTCTTCATCACCAGTCTCGCGCTGACCACTCTGGCCAATCGCGGCGGCGACAACCGTTCGGACATTGAACGCGTGCTGGCGCCTGAAGACGGCGCTCCGGCGCCGGGCACTCCGACGGACTTGTTCGATCCGACCGCTCCGCTGCTGTCAGGGCAGGCCGGCCTGTCGGATGACAGCGCCGCGGCTCCGGAAACCGCGACTGAGGGTGAAGACGGCGAAGGCGCAGCAGTGGTTGAGCCTGAACCGGAAACGCCTGCACCTGAAAGCGGCAATCCCCAATAA
- the tpiA gene encoding triose-phosphate isomerase yields the protein MARTLIAGNWKMNGLRSSLEEIVAIAAGVTPAKENVEALICVPATLLMQAADQVRESALKIGGETCHANESGAHTGDVSAEMLADAGAAYVIVGHSERRADHGETSEIVAAQAAAALRAGLTPIICVGETAAERDSGKAIEVVTNMLRGSLPSGAAADRLVIAYEPVWAIGTGNVATVEAVDEMHNALRSSLADMFGADADLIPILYGGSMKPGNAADLLAVKNVNGGLIGGASLKAADFLAIYAAA from the coding sequence ATGGCACGGACACTTATTGCCGGGAACTGGAAGATGAACGGGCTTCGGAGCTCGCTTGAGGAAATTGTTGCCATCGCTGCGGGCGTCACGCCAGCCAAGGAAAATGTGGAAGCGCTCATCTGCGTTCCTGCCACCCTGTTGATGCAGGCAGCAGACCAGGTGCGTGAGAGCGCGCTGAAAATCGGCGGCGAAACCTGCCATGCGAACGAAAGCGGCGCCCATACGGGCGACGTTTCGGCGGAAATGCTCGCAGATGCCGGCGCCGCCTATGTGATCGTGGGGCATTCGGAACGCCGCGCGGACCATGGTGAAACAAGCGAAATCGTCGCCGCACAGGCGGCTGCAGCGCTTCGTGCCGGCCTCACGCCGATCATTTGCGTAGGTGAAACCGCGGCAGAACGTGACAGCGGCAAGGCAATCGAGGTCGTGACCAACATGCTCCGCGGTTCTCTGCCTTCAGGCGCCGCTGCAGACCGTCTCGTGATTGCTTATGAGCCGGTCTGGGCCATCGGAACCGGCAATGTCGCGACGGTCGAAGCTGTTGATGAAATGCATAATGCCCTGCGCAGCAGCCTGGCGGACATGTTCGGCGCGGATGCTGATCTCATCCCAATTCTCTACGGGGGCAGCATGAAGCCGGGCAATGCCGCGGACCTCCTGGCGGTTAAAAACGTCAATGGGGGCCTGATCGGCGGCGCAAGCTTGAAGGCGGCGGACTTCCTCGCCATCTATGCTGCAGCCTGA
- a CDS encoding SurA N-terminal domain-containing protein, whose amino-acid sequence MLALMKRLTQTILGKFIAMIIIAGMAFWGVDQVFNQVRNGLGSDLLAAGRSSVTVDAFDRRIEVMLRNVNQQSDDPITKEQAIERGMVDQVFQLQQSQTTMLGFASKIGIAPSTDAVLAELKKTDAFKNPLTGELDLATYQRVLAQNRFSQAEYEAQLKSDLTLQALQAGTLAGLMPPDVMKAIQTRYLAESRDVAWFILDAADIPEPAAPTEEDVLAFYNENLDALKQPERRSIDLLKVSADDFLSQVEVTDQEIATIYEASKSERFSEPEQRTYVELMFGSRDAARDAFAALAGGADPSTLQGIVSRESRTSLAEDVEDQLLRDAMFGPGRQSGALFGPKDMGDGRWLVARLVSIQPGAVFPLESVSDEIRSGLARERATLLLYDKLEALDRSINAGFDLKQIAEEIGVPVISFEPVDKNGYTEDGLPMIGLLEAGDAFQQAFLMNVDDTSNQFTKDDVTYVISTREIVPPSTPAFDEVKDDVRQALVLRNEGEAAQTLVNEIKDRITSGASTLESEAQAVSAPVETPPAAITRMTAEESGLPNSAIGGVFSGKPGDVFTYPNRTGDKYMIVQLQAVNDPSAEALAAADPNASSSLVSSLDSDLATAMEAEMAGAVKLKVNGAAYNAYKASISSNQ is encoded by the coding sequence ATGCTCGCGCTCATGAAACGCCTGACCCAAACGATTCTTGGCAAGTTCATTGCCATGATCATCATTGCTGGCATGGCGTTCTGGGGCGTGGACCAGGTTTTCAACCAGGTTCGCAACGGTCTTGGCTCCGATCTGCTGGCAGCAGGCAGATCTTCGGTCACCGTGGACGCCTTCGACCGGCGGATTGAAGTCATGCTGCGCAACGTGAACCAGCAGTCTGACGACCCGATCACCAAAGAACAGGCGATTGAGCGCGGCATGGTCGATCAGGTGTTCCAGCTACAGCAATCGCAAACAACGATGCTCGGCTTCGCATCCAAGATCGGCATTGCGCCCTCTACAGACGCCGTGCTGGCGGAGTTGAAAAAAACGGACGCCTTCAAGAATCCCCTGACCGGCGAACTGGATCTCGCGACGTATCAGCGGGTTCTGGCCCAGAACCGGTTTTCCCAGGCAGAATATGAGGCTCAGCTGAAAAGCGACCTGACCCTGCAAGCCCTGCAAGCCGGAACGCTCGCCGGACTGATGCCGCCGGACGTGATGAAAGCCATTCAGACCCGCTATCTGGCAGAATCACGCGATGTCGCCTGGTTCATTCTGGACGCTGCCGACATTCCCGAGCCCGCGGCACCCACCGAAGAAGACGTTCTCGCCTTCTACAATGAGAATCTGGATGCGCTGAAACAGCCAGAGCGGCGCTCCATTGACCTTCTGAAAGTGTCTGCTGACGACTTCCTGAGCCAGGTCGAGGTGACAGATCAGGAAATCGCGACAATCTATGAAGCCAGCAAATCGGAGCGTTTTTCGGAGCCTGAACAGCGTACTTATGTTGAGTTGATGTTCGGCTCGCGCGATGCAGCCCGGGATGCGTTCGCAGCACTCGCCGGCGGGGCGGATCCCTCGACGCTACAGGGGATCGTTTCCCGGGAGTCCAGGACATCGCTGGCCGAGGATGTCGAAGACCAGTTGCTGCGCGATGCGATGTTTGGCCCGGGCCGTCAAAGCGGCGCTCTCTTCGGGCCGAAAGACATGGGCGACGGACGCTGGCTGGTGGCACGCCTGGTGTCGATCCAGCCGGGCGCCGTTTTCCCGCTGGAAAGCGTCAGTGATGAAATTCGCTCAGGCCTCGCACGTGAACGTGCCACCCTTCTGCTCTACGACAAGCTTGAAGCGCTGGACCGTTCGATCAATGCCGGTTTTGACCTGAAACAGATCGCAGAAGAGATCGGCGTGCCGGTCATCTCTTTCGAGCCGGTCGACAAGAATGGCTACACGGAAGACGGTCTGCCGATGATCGGCCTTCTGGAAGCTGGTGACGCATTCCAGCAAGCTTTCCTCATGAACGTCGACGACACATCAAACCAGTTCACCAAGGATGATGTGACCTATGTGATCTCGACCCGCGAGATCGTACCGCCATCTACTCCGGCATTCGATGAAGTGAAGGATGACGTCCGTCAGGCGCTGGTTCTGCGGAATGAGGGCGAAGCTGCGCAAACCCTGGTCAACGAGATCAAGGACCGCATTACCAGTGGCGCCTCCACCCTCGAATCGGAGGCGCAAGCCGTGAGCGCTCCTGTTGAAACACCTCCGGCGGCAATAACCCGCATGACCGCCGAAGAGAGCGGCCTGCCCAATTCAGCCATCGGCGGCGTTTTCTCCGGCAAGCCGGGCGATGTCTTCACCTATCCTAACCGGACGGGCGACAAGTACATGATCGTGCAGCTTCAGGCCGTGAATGATCCATCGGCAGAAGCACTGGCTGCGGCGGACCCGAACGCGTCGAGCTCTCTTGTCTCCTCGCTCGATTCAGATCTGGCCACGGCAATGGAAGCCGAGATGGCGGGCGCGGTGAAGCTGAAGGTGAACGGCGCGGCCTACAACGCCTACAAGGCATCGATCTCGTCAAACCAATGA
- the trpE gene encoding anthranilate synthase component I, translating into MSRAKLIVRRRIGDVETPVGALLKLGDDTPGTFLFESIAGGERLGRYSFIGGAPQVWFRINNGVAETATTADFSDASPVEGTPVEALRAFVEAARAETEDDLPPMASGAFGYVGYDMIQHVEPVSITKPDALNVPEALLVIPKVVIVFDHIYQELLLIGRVENGNEDEINQQLDKIEEQLQALPVLPPADQSAEPVTLTSNTSKERYFEIVEKCRDYIKAGDIFQVVPSQRFSTPFNKKSISFYRALRRLNPSAFMFHMNLGDVRLVGSSPEILVRVRNGRVAIRPIAGTRPRSGDPVEDAKRAESLLNDPKEIAEHLMLLDLGRNDVGRVAAYGSVQVTEQFIVERYSHVMHIVSHVEGDLREGLDAVDALFAGFPAGTVSGAPKIRAMQIIDEMETNAREIYGGAVGYFGWNGDLDTCIALRTAVLKDGQLHIQAGGGVVLDSNPQYEYDETQHKAGALKRAAELAAAYEFDQ; encoded by the coding sequence ATGAGCCGCGCAAAGCTGATCGTTCGCCGACGGATCGGGGATGTCGAAACGCCCGTCGGCGCCTTGCTGAAACTGGGTGACGACACACCCGGCACGTTCCTGTTCGAGTCGATTGCAGGCGGTGAGCGGCTGGGCCGCTATTCGTTTATTGGTGGGGCACCACAGGTCTGGTTCCGCATCAACAATGGCGTCGCCGAAACCGCAACGACGGCAGACTTTTCAGACGCCTCTCCCGTTGAAGGCACCCCGGTCGAAGCTCTCAGAGCGTTCGTTGAGGCTGCCCGAGCAGAGACGGAAGACGACCTGCCGCCGATGGCGTCCGGTGCGTTCGGATATGTCGGCTATGACATGATCCAGCATGTCGAACCCGTTTCGATCACAAAGCCGGATGCGCTCAACGTACCGGAAGCCCTGCTCGTCATTCCCAAAGTGGTGATCGTTTTCGACCATATCTATCAGGAACTGCTCCTGATCGGCCGGGTTGAGAACGGCAATGAAGACGAGATCAATCAGCAACTCGATAAAATCGAAGAACAGCTTCAAGCCCTGCCCGTCCTGCCACCAGCAGATCAATCCGCAGAGCCTGTCACGCTAACCTCGAATACCAGCAAGGAACGGTATTTCGAAATTGTCGAGAAGTGCCGGGACTACATCAAGGCGGGCGACATTTTCCAGGTTGTTCCGAGCCAGCGTTTTTCGACGCCATTCAACAAAAAATCGATCAGCTTCTATCGCGCCCTGCGCCGCCTGAATCCGTCTGCGTTCATGTTCCACATGAATTTGGGCGATGTCCGTTTAGTCGGATCCAGCCCGGAAATTCTTGTTCGTGTGCGGAATGGACGGGTTGCCATCCGCCCGATCGCCGGCACCCGTCCCCGCTCAGGAGATCCGGTCGAGGATGCGAAGCGCGCCGAGAGCCTGTTGAACGATCCGAAGGAGATCGCTGAACACCTGATGTTGCTTGACCTCGGCCGTAATGATGTCGGCCGGGTTGCGGCATATGGAAGTGTTCAGGTCACCGAGCAATTCATCGTCGAACGCTACAGCCATGTCATGCACATCGTCAGTCATGTTGAAGGCGACCTGCGCGAAGGGCTCGACGCGGTGGACGCGCTGTTTGCGGGATTTCCTGCAGGCACGGTCTCGGGCGCACCGAAGATCCGCGCCATGCAGATCATCGACGAGATGGAAACCAATGCCCGTGAAATTTATGGCGGTGCCGTCGGTTATTTCGGGTGGAACGGAGATCTCGACACCTGCATCGCCCTGCGGACCGCTGTGCTGAAAGATGGCCAGCTGCATATCCAGGCGGGCGGCGGCGTCGTGCTCGATTCCAACCCTCAGTACGAATATGACGAAACCCAGCACAAGGCTGGCGCGCTGAAGCGGGCCGCAGAACTGGCTGCAGCTTACGAGTTCGACCAATGA
- a CDS encoding aminodeoxychorismate/anthranilate synthase component II → MSRKKILVIDNYDSFTWNLVHYLEELGADTKVVRNDELTVEEALATGADGVLLSPGPCTPNEAGICVDLIRNAPEDLPILGVCLGHQSIGQAFGGKVITAREIRHGKLSDIHQTGGDLFQGLPETYRVVRYHSLAVRPEDLPEDLVADAFTDDGEIMALHHKTRPVYGVQFHPESILTEHGHALLKNWLDRL, encoded by the coding sequence ATGAGCCGGAAGAAGATCCTCGTCATCGACAATTATGACAGCTTTACCTGGAACCTGGTCCATTACCTGGAAGAACTTGGTGCCGACACAAAAGTTGTCCGGAATGATGAGCTGACCGTCGAGGAAGCGCTCGCAACCGGCGCGGATGGCGTTCTCCTCTCCCCCGGCCCCTGTACGCCGAATGAGGCCGGCATCTGCGTGGACCTGATCCGCAATGCACCGGAAGATCTGCCGATCCTGGGTGTGTGTCTCGGACACCAATCCATCGGCCAGGCCTTCGGTGGGAAAGTCATCACGGCGCGGGAAATCCGCCACGGCAAGCTTTCAGACATCCATCAGACCGGCGGGGATCTCTTTCAGGGGCTACCGGAGACGTATCGTGTCGTGCGTTACCACTCTCTGGCTGTCCGCCCGGAAGACCTGCCGGAAGACCTCGTCGCCGATGCCTTCACCGATGACGGTGAGATCATGGCCCTGCATCACAAAACCCGTCCGGTGTATGGGGTGCAATTCCACCCGGAAAGCATTCTGACCGAACACGGCCATGCCTTGCTCAAAAACTGGCTGGACAGGCTCTGA